In Janthinobacterium rivuli, a single genomic region encodes these proteins:
- the glpK gene encoding glycerol kinase GlpK, with the protein MTYLLALDQGTSSSRSMVFDEAGAIVAVAQREFRQLFPQPGWIEHDPMEIWHSQVDTCREVLAKTGLKADALGALGITNQRETTVVWDRATGEPVYNAIVWQDRRTEALCEDLRARGLAGAIHAKTGLVLDPYFSGTKLRWILDAVPGARARAMRGELAFGTIDTWLAWKMTGGRLHVSDVTNASRTMLWNLHEGCWDAQLLDWLGIPASLLPSVHPSSHVYGETDAEVLGSPVIIGGIAGDQQAALFGQTCFTPGMAKNTYGTGCFLLLNTGEQCAQSQHGLISTAACQVGAQPAYALEGSVFIGGAVVQWLRDGLGAIGHAGEAEGLAASVPDSGGVVFVPSFTGLGAPYWVPSAKGAILGLSRGSTVGHIARAALEAIAFQSAALLGAMTRDAQAPITELRVDGGACANNLLLQFQADLLGIPVVRPKVIETTALGAAYLAGLAIGQYRGVEELASHWRAERTFLPTIGRDQAASLMQQWEVAVRRFTGNGEG; encoded by the coding sequence ATGACGTATTTGCTGGCCCTCGACCAGGGCACCTCCAGTTCGCGCAGCATGGTCTTCGATGAAGCAGGCGCCATCGTCGCCGTGGCGCAGCGCGAGTTCCGCCAGCTCTTCCCGCAGCCGGGCTGGATCGAACACGACCCGATGGAGATCTGGCACAGCCAGGTCGATACCTGCCGCGAAGTGCTGGCCAAGACAGGCCTGAAAGCCGATGCCCTGGGCGCGCTGGGCATCACCAACCAGCGCGAAACGACCGTGGTGTGGGATCGCGCCACGGGCGAACCCGTCTATAACGCCATCGTCTGGCAAGACCGCCGCACGGAAGCGCTGTGCGAGGACTTGCGCGCGCGGGGTCTGGCCGGTGCCATCCACGCGAAAACGGGCCTGGTGCTCGACCCGTATTTTTCCGGCACCAAGCTGCGCTGGATACTCGACGCCGTGCCCGGCGCCCGCGCGCGGGCCATGCGCGGCGAACTGGCCTTCGGCACCATCGATACGTGGCTGGCGTGGAAGATGACGGGCGGCCGCCTGCACGTGAGCGACGTCACCAACGCTTCGCGCACCATGCTGTGGAATCTGCATGAAGGCTGCTGGGATGCGCAGCTGCTCGACTGGCTGGGCATTCCCGCCAGCCTGCTGCCATCCGTCCACCCATCGAGCCACGTGTATGGCGAAACGGATGCCGAGGTGCTGGGCAGCCCGGTCATCATCGGCGGCATCGCCGGCGACCAGCAGGCGGCGCTGTTCGGCCAGACCTGTTTTACGCCGGGCATGGCCAAGAATACCTATGGCACGGGCTGCTTCCTGCTGCTCAATACGGGCGAGCAGTGCGCGCAGTCGCAGCATGGCCTGATCAGCACGGCCGCCTGCCAGGTGGGTGCGCAGCCTGCATATGCGCTTGAAGGCAGCGTCTTCATCGGCGGCGCCGTGGTGCAGTGGCTGCGCGACGGCCTCGGCGCCATCGGCCACGCGGGCGAAGCGGAAGGCCTGGCCGCTTCCGTGCCCGATTCGGGCGGCGTGGTCTTCGTACCGTCGTTTACGGGACTCGGTGCGCCGTACTGGGTACCGTCGGCGAAAGGCGCCATCCTGGGCCTGAGCCGCGGCAGCACGGTGGGCCACATCGCCCGCGCGGCATTGGAAGCGATCGCCTTCCAGAGCGCCGCCCTGCTGGGCGCCATGACGCGCGATGCGCAAGCACCGATCACGGAACTGCGCGTGGACGGCGGCGCCTGCGCCAACAACCTGCTGCTGCAATTCCAGGCGGACTTGCTGGGCATTCCCGTGGTGCGCCCGAAAGTAATCGAAACGACGGCCCTGGGCGCCGCCTATCTGGCGGGCCTGGCCATCGGCCAGTACCGTGGCGTGGAAGAGCTGGCATCGCACTGGCGCGCGGAAAGAACCTTCCTGCCCACCATCGGACGCGACCAGGCTGCCAGCCTGATGCAGCAGTGGGAGGTGGCGGTGCGGCGGTTTACGGGAAATGGGGAGGGATAG
- the alaC gene encoding alanine transaminase: protein MTNSQAPRSFSRINRLPPYVFNITAELKMAARRRGEDIIDMSMGNPDGATPAHIVDKLVETVKRPDTHGYSASKGIPRLRRAIAHWYKKRYEVDIDPDSEAIVTIGSKEGLAHLMLATLDRGDTVLVPNPSYPIHIWGAVIAGADIRSVRMGPGVDFFAELERAIRESYPKPKMMVLGFPSNPTAQCVELEFFERVVALAKQHNILVVHDLAYADITFDGWKAPSIMQVPGARDVAVEFFTMSKSYNMAGWRIGFMVGNAELVAALARIKSYHDYGSFTPVQVAAIAALEGDQSCVTDICAQYQRRRDVLVKGLHEAGWMVEKPKASMYIWAHIPEAYRHLGSLEFAKLLLQKAKVSVSPGIGFGEYGDEYVRFALIENEARVRQALRGIKNMLRSGDGKMESAV from the coding sequence ATGACCAACAGCCAAGCTCCGCGCAGCTTTTCGCGCATCAATCGCCTTCCCCCCTACGTTTTCAATATCACCGCCGAACTCAAGATGGCCGCGCGCCGCCGTGGCGAGGACATCATCGACATGTCGATGGGCAATCCCGATGGCGCCACGCCGGCCCACATCGTGGACAAGCTGGTCGAGACGGTCAAACGCCCAGACACGCACGGTTATTCCGCGTCAAAAGGCATCCCCCGCTTGCGCCGCGCCATTGCCCACTGGTACAAGAAGCGCTACGAGGTCGACATCGACCCGGACAGCGAAGCCATCGTCACCATCGGCTCGAAAGAGGGCCTGGCCCACTTGATGCTGGCGACACTCGACCGTGGCGACACGGTGCTGGTACCGAATCCCAGCTATCCGATCCACATCTGGGGCGCCGTGATCGCGGGCGCCGACATCCGCTCCGTGCGCATGGGGCCGGGCGTGGATTTCTTTGCCGAACTGGAACGGGCGATCCGCGAAAGCTATCCGAAACCGAAGATGATGGTGCTGGGCTTCCCATCCAACCCGACGGCGCAATGCGTGGAGCTGGAATTCTTCGAGCGGGTCGTCGCGCTGGCGAAACAGCACAATATTCTGGTGGTGCATGACCTGGCGTATGCCGACATCACTTTCGATGGCTGGAAGGCGCCGTCCATCATGCAGGTACCGGGCGCGCGCGACGTCGCCGTCGAGTTTTTCACCATGTCGAAAAGCTACAACATGGCCGGCTGGCGCATCGGTTTCATGGTGGGCAACGCGGAACTGGTGGCGGCCCTGGCGCGCATCAAGAGCTACCACGACTACGGCAGTTTTACCCCGGTGCAAGTGGCGGCCATCGCCGCGCTGGAAGGCGACCAGAGCTGCGTGACGGACATCTGCGCCCAATACCAGCGCCGCCGCGACGTGCTGGTGAAAGGCTTGCATGAAGCGGGCTGGATGGTGGAAAAACCGAAGGCCTCGATGTACATCTGGGCGCATATTCCGGAAGCGTATCGCCACCTGGGTTCGCTGGAGTTCGCCAAGCTGCTGCTGCAAAAAGCCAAGGTCAGCGTCTCGCCCGGCATCGGCTTCGGCGAATATGGCGATGAATACGTGCGCTTCGCCCTGATCGAAAACGAGGCGCGGGTGCGGCAGGCGCTGCGCGGCATCAAGAATATGTTGCGTTCCGGCGACGGGAAAATGGAGTCGGCAGTATAA
- a CDS encoding pentapeptide repeat-containing protein yields the protein MATHDTAVTGMTLDRAGIEQQLAQSVHHFIDCGFDGEDLSRLDLQGCTFERCTFADTNLFASKLARSTWRRCRAGSADFESVDAVDATFEGCDLNNTKWRRAKLASATYRGCKLTGASFEEVAHLGLTFEDSLLVGADLRGFSFRKATLKQLDFSEAYLAGCDFREAVFEGGSLRNATIKLAKFQGADLRGADIDGFKLSEAALLKGAVITHAQAANFMRALDLVVI from the coding sequence ATGGCAACACACGACACCGCAGTAACTGGCATGACCCTGGACCGCGCCGGCATCGAGCAGCAACTGGCGCAATCAGTGCATCACTTCATCGATTGCGGCTTCGACGGCGAAGACTTGTCGCGCCTCGATCTGCAGGGCTGCACGTTTGAACGCTGCACCTTTGCCGACACCAACTTATTCGCCAGCAAGCTGGCACGCAGCACGTGGCGCCGCTGCCGCGCGGGCAGCGCCGATTTCGAATCCGTCGATGCCGTCGATGCCACGTTTGAAGGCTGCGACCTGAACAACACGAAATGGCGGCGCGCCAAGCTGGCCTCGGCCACCTACCGCGGCTGCAAGCTGACGGGCGCTTCGTTCGAGGAAGTGGCGCACCTGGGTCTCACCTTCGAAGACAGCCTGCTGGTAGGCGCCGACTTGCGCGGCTTTTCGTTCCGCAAGGCGACCTTAAAACAGCTGGATTTTTCCGAGGCCTACCTGGCCGGCTGCGACTTCCGCGAGGCCGTCTTCGAAGGCGGCAGCCTGCGCAATGCCACCATCAAACTGGCGAAGTTCCAGGGCGCGGACTTGCGCGGCGCCGATATCGACGGTTTCAAATTGAGCGAAGCGGCGCTGCTGAAAGGCGCCGTCATCACGCACGCGCAGGCGGCCAACTTCATGCGCGCGCTCGACCTGGTGGTGATTTAA
- a CDS encoding MFS transporter, whose protein sequence is MNKASPSAPHDISPAMVLLLAIASGLIVANLYYAQTLVGPISASTGLSAKAAGLIVTLTQVGYTLGLLFVVPLGDLLENRRLIVTALLVTATALVAAALSTGAIVFLAAALAIGLGSVAAQVIVPFAAHLSQEATRGQTVGKVVSGLLLGIMLARPVASLVAAHASWHVVFGGAAVLMLALAAVLRRALPVRQPVSSMKYPALMASLWHLLLGTPVLRRRAAYHAGLFGAFSLFWTVTPLVLSSPEFGLSQTGIAIFALVGMAGAVASPIAGRLADAGHTLPATAAALALGIVAFALPMLAQESKHVALGLLVIASIVLDMGVAANLVLGQRAIFSLGAEVRGRLNGLYFALFFAGGAAGSAIGAWVYASYGWQATLLTGMAFPGLALLVWLGEFLPQAARRAA, encoded by the coding sequence ATGAACAAGGCCTCACCGTCTGCTCCCCACGACATTTCACCCGCCATGGTGCTGCTGCTGGCCATCGCTTCCGGCCTGATCGTCGCCAATCTGTATTACGCGCAAACCCTCGTCGGGCCCATCAGCGCTTCGACGGGCCTGTCGGCCAAGGCGGCCGGGCTGATCGTCACCCTGACGCAAGTCGGCTATACCCTGGGCCTGCTGTTTGTCGTGCCGCTGGGCGACTTGCTGGAAAACCGCCGTCTGATCGTCACGGCCTTGCTGGTGACTGCCACGGCCCTCGTGGCGGCGGCCCTCTCCACAGGCGCCATCGTGTTCCTGGCCGCCGCGCTGGCCATCGGTCTCGGCTCCGTGGCGGCGCAAGTGATCGTGCCGTTTGCCGCCCACCTGTCGCAGGAAGCGACGCGGGGGCAAACGGTGGGCAAGGTGGTCAGCGGCTTGTTGCTGGGCATCATGCTGGCCCGCCCCGTGGCCTCGCTGGTGGCTGCGCATGCGAGCTGGCACGTGGTGTTTGGCGGCGCCGCAGTACTGATGCTGGCGCTGGCTGCCGTGCTGCGCCGCGCCTTGCCCGTGCGCCAGCCCGTGTCGAGCATGAAATATCCGGCCCTGATGGCCTCGCTGTGGCATTTGCTGCTGGGTACGCCCGTGCTGCGCCGCCGCGCCGCCTATCACGCTGGCCTGTTTGGCGCCTTCAGCCTGTTCTGGACCGTCACGCCGCTGGTGCTGTCCAGCCCTGAGTTCGGCCTGTCGCAAACGGGCATCGCCATCTTTGCCCTGGTGGGCATGGCTGGCGCCGTCGCTTCCCCCATCGCCGGCCGCCTGGCCGATGCGGGCCACACCTTGCCGGCCACGGCCGCGGCGCTGGCGCTGGGCATCGTCGCGTTTGCCTTGCCGATGCTGGCACAGGAATCGAAACACGTGGCGCTGGGGCTGCTGGTGATCGCCTCCATCGTGCTCGACATGGGTGTGGCCGCCAACCTGGTGCTGGGCCAGCGCGCCATCTTCAGCCTGGGCGCTGAAGTGCGGGGCCGTCTGAACGGCCTGTATTTCGCGCTGTTCTTCGCCGGCGGCGCGGCCGGCTCGGCCATCGGCGCCTGGGTGTATGCGAGCTATGGCTGGCAAGCAACCTTGCTGACCGGCATGGCGTTTCCGGGCCTGGCCCTGCTGGTGTGGCTGGGAGAATTTTTACCACAGGCCGCTCGCCGCGCGGCTTGA
- a CDS encoding LysR family transcriptional regulator: MDKIRAMQTFVRIVEANSFSKAAETLNLPRAALTATLQKLEAYLGTQLLQRTTRRLSLTPEGAEYFRHCIDILKAVDTAELAFRGPDAKKPRGLLRINLPNTVGRRLIIPHIAQFHGAYPDVQLQLSLTDRLVDLTQEGIDCALRVGTLQDSAFIGKQIGLMRFVTCASPAYLAQHGTPHTLADLAVHRGIMHYSGRTGRAFDWDFQQGKEVVRVQMAGPIAVNDADASVACTLQGLGVAQAAMYQVRAHLDSGALVAVLPDCLPTPMPMSLLTPQGRLATPKLQAFAGWLTALLAAHPDVQLPTHKI; encoded by the coding sequence ATGGACAAGATCAGGGCCATGCAAACCTTCGTGCGCATCGTCGAGGCCAACAGTTTTTCCAAGGCGGCCGAAACCCTGAATTTGCCGCGCGCCGCGCTGACGGCCACCCTGCAAAAGCTGGAAGCCTACCTGGGCACGCAACTGCTGCAGCGCACCACACGCCGTTTGTCCCTGACGCCGGAAGGCGCCGAATATTTTCGCCATTGCATCGACATTTTGAAAGCCGTCGACACGGCGGAACTGGCCTTCCGTGGTCCGGATGCGAAAAAACCGCGCGGCTTGCTGCGCATCAACCTGCCCAATACCGTGGGCCGGCGCCTGATCATTCCCCATATCGCGCAATTCCATGGCGCGTATCCGGACGTGCAATTGCAGCTGAGCCTGACGGACCGCCTGGTCGACCTGACGCAGGAAGGCATCGATTGCGCCTTGCGCGTGGGCACCTTGCAGGATTCCGCCTTCATCGGCAAACAGATCGGCCTGATGCGCTTCGTCACGTGCGCCTCGCCCGCCTACCTGGCGCAACATGGCACGCCGCACACCCTGGCCGACCTGGCAGTACACCGTGGCATCATGCATTACTCGGGCCGCACGGGACGCGCCTTCGACTGGGATTTCCAACAAGGCAAGGAAGTGGTGCGCGTGCAGATGGCCGGCCCCATCGCCGTCAACGACGCGGACGCCAGCGTCGCTTGCACGCTGCAAGGGCTGGGTGTGGCGCAGGCGGCCATGTACCAGGTACGCGCGCACCTCGACAGCGGCGCCCTGGTGGCCGTGCTGCCCGACTGCTTGCCCACACCCATGCCCATGTCGCTGCTGACGCCGCAAGGCCGTTTGGCCACGCCCAAGCTGCAGGCGTTTGCCGGCTGGCTGACGGCCTTGCTGGCTGCCCACCCCGACGTACAACTGCCCACGCACAAAATCTGA
- a CDS encoding carboxy terminal-processing peptidase, with product MKKQMMLVTLVLALSANAGVAQTDKSAAPPLPMKPLAQQTQAALWASRVLTRVHYKAMPLDDAMSEKIFDRYFKSLDAEKLFFVQADVDRFAPLRTRLDDAIINEDLTAPFAIYNLYQQRFDERMAYARELLKTKFDFTADESYQLDREKAAWPKNDEEVRDLWRKRVKNDWLRLKLAGKEDKAIRETLDKRYESYTTRARKLNSEDVFQIFMNSYAMSIEPHTNYLGPRASDNFDIAMRLSLEGIGAVLQTRDEYTVVREVVPGSPAGLSGKLKVGDRIVGVGQGESGPITEVLGMRIDDVVQLIRGAKDSVVRLDILPADAGPDAKHVVLPLVRKKISMEEQAAKKSIIEVRDNGVKRRIGVISLPTFYQDFEARRRGDKDFKSATRDVTRLLGELKKDKVDNVLIDLRNNGGGSLNEAVELTGLFIDKGPVVMQRNAEGKVEVESDTNAGLAWDGPMGVLINRGSASASEIFAAAVQDYGRGVIIGEGSFGKGTVQTLFNLDRFGGSEKARFGELKMTIAQFFRINGGTTQLRGVTPDIKLPAMSDAENFGESSYDNALPWVAVKPASYMPTGDLKEIVPLLDKKHDARVAKDKDFQYLLDDIALVVKQRKENQISLNETVRRKERDAQEARAKAREKRLIAQISNPADDLVVIPDPKDVLKGAKAANKTAKQIAAVKGALRTDDGLQGDERALSAELDAETAAKSAKDVLLNEAARILADEVALIKADTRLASKVLPYAADVKATPVAATSK from the coding sequence ATGAAGAAGCAAATGATGCTGGTCACCCTGGTGCTTGCCCTGTCAGCCAACGCTGGCGTAGCCCAGACGGACAAGAGCGCCGCTCCTCCGCTACCCATGAAGCCGCTGGCCCAGCAAACGCAGGCCGCCTTGTGGGCATCGCGCGTATTGACACGCGTCCACTACAAGGCCATGCCGCTCGACGACGCCATGTCGGAGAAAATCTTCGACCGTTACTTCAAGTCGCTGGACGCGGAAAAACTGTTTTTCGTGCAGGCTGACGTCGACCGTTTCGCGCCGCTGCGCACCAGGCTCGATGACGCCATCATCAATGAAGACCTGACGGCGCCGTTTGCCATCTACAACCTGTACCAGCAGCGTTTCGACGAGCGCATGGCGTATGCGCGTGAATTGCTGAAAACCAAGTTCGACTTTACGGCCGACGAGAGCTACCAGCTCGACCGCGAAAAGGCCGCCTGGCCGAAAAACGACGAGGAAGTGCGCGACCTGTGGCGCAAGCGCGTCAAGAACGACTGGCTGCGTCTGAAACTGGCGGGCAAGGAAGACAAGGCCATCCGCGAGACGCTGGACAAGCGCTATGAAAGCTACACGACCCGTGCGCGCAAGCTCAACAGCGAAGACGTGTTCCAGATATTCATGAACTCGTATGCCATGTCGATCGAACCGCATACCAATTACCTGGGCCCGCGCGCCTCGGATAACTTCGACATTGCCATGCGGCTGTCGCTCGAAGGCATCGGCGCCGTGCTGCAGACGCGCGACGAATACACTGTGGTGCGCGAAGTCGTGCCGGGCAGCCCGGCCGGTTTGTCGGGCAAGCTGAAGGTGGGCGACCGCATCGTCGGCGTGGGGCAGGGCGAAAGCGGCCCCATCACCGAAGTGCTGGGCATGCGCATCGACGACGTGGTGCAGCTGATCCGCGGCGCCAAGGATTCCGTGGTGCGCCTCGACATCCTGCCGGCCGACGCCGGCCCTGACGCCAAGCACGTGGTCTTGCCGCTGGTGCGCAAGAAAATCAGCATGGAAGAGCAGGCGGCGAAGAAATCGATCATCGAAGTGCGCGACAACGGCGTCAAGCGCCGCATCGGCGTCATTTCCCTGCCGACCTTCTACCAGGACTTCGAAGCGCGCCGCCGTGGCGACAAGGACTTTAAAAGCGCCACGCGCGACGTCACCCGCTTGCTGGGCGAGTTGAAGAAGGACAAGGTCGACAACGTCCTGATCGACTTGCGCAACAACGGCGGCGGTTCGCTGAACGAAGCCGTCGAACTGACGGGCCTGTTCATCGACAAGGGTCCTGTCGTGATGCAGCGCAATGCCGAAGGCAAGGTTGAAGTGGAAAGCGATACGAATGCCGGCCTGGCCTGGGATGGTCCGATGGGCGTGCTGATCAACCGCGGCTCGGCATCGGCTTCCGAAATTTTCGCCGCCGCCGTGCAGGATTACGGCCGTGGCGTCATCATCGGCGAAGGCAGCTTCGGCAAGGGCACGGTGCAGACCCTGTTTAACCTCGACCGTTTCGGCGGCAGCGAGAAAGCCCGTTTCGGCGAGCTGAAAATGACCATCGCCCAGTTCTTCCGCATCAATGGCGGCACCACGCAGTTGCGCGGCGTCACGCCTGACATCAAGCTGCCGGCCATGTCGGACGCGGAAAATTTCGGCGAATCGAGCTATGACAATGCTCTGCCATGGGTGGCCGTCAAGCCGGCATCGTACATGCCGACGGGCGACCTGAAGGAGATCGTGCCGCTGCTGGACAAGAAGCATGACGCGCGCGTGGCCAAGGACAAGGATTTCCAGTACTTGCTCGATGACATAGCCCTCGTCGTCAAGCAGCGCAAGGAAAACCAGATTTCGCTCAATGAAACCGTGCGCCGCAAGGAGCGCGATGCCCAGGAAGCGCGCGCCAAGGCCCGTGAAAAACGCCTGATCGCGCAGATTTCGAATCCTGCCGACGATCTGGTGGTAATTCCTGATCCGAAAGACGTGCTGAAGGGCGCGAAAGCGGCCAACAAGACGGCCAAGCAGATTGCCGCCGTGAAAGGCGCCTTGCGCACCGACGACGGCTTGCAGGGTGACGAACGGGCCCTGAGCGCCGAACTGGACGCCGAAACGGCCGCGAAGAGCGCCAAGGACGTGCTGCTGAACGAAGCGGCGCGCATCCTGGCCGACGAAGTGGCGCTGATCAAGGCCGATACCCGCCTGGCGTCAAAAGTCTTGCCGTATGCCGCCGATGTCAAGGCGACACCGGTGGCGGCGACATCGAAGTAA
- a CDS encoding methyl-accepting chemotaxis protein — MPTISFSPRHWSVGGKITIFTFALVSLILASLTTLISIRTSTALEQRAEAAVTSELNSVMTTTQVFHTAMVNEAASFARLFAAEFPGPFTVDTGAMVAVAGKATPALANGGKVLNLDTALVDRYTAQTGVIATIFAANGDEFVRISTSLKKQDGERAIGTQLDHNHPSYAPLRAGQRFVGMATLFGKQYITQYDPVRDAGGKVVGVLFIGLDISKNLAMLKEKIRQVKIGQTGYIYIVDTAPGANYGHLVLHPNSEGKSALEFKASDGRLFIQDMLAQKDGAMRYTWTAPGETAASAREKQLYYRQFKDWQWIIAGGTFTDEITLEARQMRNQLAVSGFIALLVFALLLYWLVRTLVSRPLAAAETAAAQIAAGDLTVHLDTTSLDEIGRLLLAMNRISDNLSQVVSNVRGSAGQIATASGEIATGNLDLSSRTEQQASSLEETAASMEELSSTVRQNVDHAQQASRLAHDSSSLAATGGAAVAQVASTMDAIRSSSGKIADIIGVIDGIAFQTNILALNAAVEAARAGEQGRGFAVVATEVRTLAQRSTAAAKDIKDLIQASASTVDLGHAQVSQASATMETVVASVQQVSTIMAEIAQASEEQRSGIEQVNQAIAQMDQVTQQNAALVEEAAAAADALQEQAQELNQVVGVFKL; from the coding sequence ATGCCTACAATTTCGTTCTCCCCCCGCCACTGGAGTGTCGGCGGCAAGATCACCATTTTCACCTTTGCCCTCGTCAGCCTGATCCTCGCCAGCCTGACGACCTTGATCAGCATCCGCACCTCGACTGCACTGGAACAGCGCGCCGAAGCGGCCGTCACCAGCGAACTCAATAGCGTCATGACGACCACGCAAGTGTTTCATACCGCCATGGTCAACGAGGCGGCCAGCTTCGCGCGCCTGTTCGCGGCCGAATTTCCCGGCCCGTTCACGGTCGACACGGGCGCCATGGTGGCCGTGGCAGGCAAGGCCACACCAGCCCTGGCCAACGGCGGCAAGGTGCTCAACCTCGACACGGCCCTGGTCGACCGCTACACGGCGCAAACGGGCGTGATCGCCACCATTTTTGCCGCCAATGGCGATGAATTCGTGCGCATCAGCACCTCGCTGAAAAAACAGGATGGCGAACGGGCCATCGGCACCCAGCTCGACCACAACCACCCCAGCTATGCGCCGCTGCGCGCGGGCCAGCGCTTCGTTGGCATGGCCACTTTGTTTGGCAAGCAATACATCACGCAATATGACCCCGTGCGCGACGCGGGCGGCAAGGTGGTGGGCGTGCTGTTCATCGGCCTGGACATCAGCAAGAATCTGGCCATGCTGAAAGAGAAGATTCGCCAGGTCAAGATCGGCCAGACGGGCTACATCTATATCGTCGACACGGCGCCAGGCGCCAATTACGGCCATCTGGTGCTGCATCCGAACAGCGAAGGCAAGAGCGCGCTCGAGTTCAAGGCCAGCGACGGACGCCTGTTCATCCAGGACATGCTGGCGCAAAAAGACGGCGCCATGCGCTATACGTGGACGGCGCCGGGCGAAACGGCTGCCAGCGCGCGCGAAAAGCAGCTGTATTACCGCCAGTTCAAGGATTGGCAATGGATCATCGCGGGCGGCACGTTCACGGACGAGATCACCCTGGAAGCGCGCCAGATGCGCAACCAGCTGGCCGTTTCCGGCTTCATCGCCCTGCTCGTCTTCGCCCTGCTGCTGTACTGGCTGGTGCGCACCCTCGTGTCGCGTCCGCTGGCCGCCGCTGAAACGGCCGCCGCGCAAATCGCCGCCGGCGACCTGACGGTGCACCTCGATACGACCAGCCTGGACGAAATCGGCCGCCTGCTGCTGGCCATGAACCGCATCAGCGACAACCTGTCGCAAGTCGTCAGCAATGTGCGCGGCAGCGCCGGGCAGATCGCCACGGCCTCCGGTGAAATCGCCACCGGCAACCTGGACTTGTCGAGCCGCACGGAGCAGCAAGCCAGCTCCCTGGAAGAGACGGCCGCCTCGATGGAGGAACTCAGTTCCACCGTGCGCCAGAACGTCGACCACGCGCAGCAGGCAAGCCGGCTGGCGCACGACTCGTCCAGCCTGGCCGCGACGGGCGGCGCCGCCGTGGCGCAGGTGGCCAGCACCATGGACGCCATCCGCAGTTCCTCGGGCAAGATCGCCGACATCATCGGCGTCATCGACGGCATCGCCTTCCAGACGAATATCCTGGCCTTGAACGCGGCCGTGGAAGCGGCCAGGGCCGGCGAACAGGGACGCGGCTTTGCCGTCGTCGCCACCGAGGTGCGCACCCTGGCGCAGCGCTCGACGGCAGCGGCGAAAGACATCAAGGACCTGATCCAGGCATCCGCCAGCACGGTGGATCTGGGCCACGCCCAGGTGAGCCAGGCCAGCGCCACCATGGAGACCGTGGTGGCCAGCGTGCAGCAAGTGAGCACCATCATGGCCGAGATCGCGCAGGCCAGCGAAGAGCAGCGCAGCGGCATCGAGCAAGTCAACCAGGCCATCGCCCAGATGGACCAGGTGACCCAGCAGAACGCGGCCCTCGTGGAAGAAGCGGCCGCGGCCGCCGACGCCCTGCAGGAGCAGGCGCAGGAGCTGAACCAGGTGGTGGGCGTGTTCAAGCTGTAA